The proteins below are encoded in one region of Cyclopterus lumpus isolate fCycLum1 chromosome 8, fCycLum1.pri, whole genome shotgun sequence:
- the cavin1a gene encoding caveolae-associated protein 1, which translates to MASTGVKKEHIALEEVPYDDDEVALVGAATEPAVDDDDPAEEVDPVLAPGPGGKGEAQMNGVMVLSLLDKIIGVVDQIQQTQNGLEARQEAMEKSVSIIHGELAKLSKNHLGTATTVNKMLDKVRKVSVNVKTVRSNLEKQAGQIKKLESNENELLKRRNFKVLIYQDKVKAPKTAAVETVVEGQAVEGLEQIPEGQEGPEGVPDNLNSDEEVEIEEIIEESRTKRIQRTTKQQVDNIKKAFSKEKMEKTKLKTKENLEKTRQKTRDNLEKTRQKTRDNLEKTRQRTRDNLEKTKHNLEKKMGKLGTRMTPNQERRAKMKSSKDKATKSLSPDHTVYARSKTSVYRVPPFTFHVKKIREGEEEVLQNTEMEEVEEVEEVTEDEGQPGGEENGLGLHVEVEEGELVSVDGPEMEALLEVTEECQLVRVEADHLKKAQSE; encoded by the exons ATGGCGAGCACAGGTGTCAAGAAGGAGCACATAGCCTTAGAAGAAGTGCCTTATGATGACGACGAGGTAGCTCTGGTGGGTGCTGCCACGGAGCCGGCAGTAGATGACGACGACCCCGCTGAGGAGGTGGACCCGGTGCTGGCCCCTGGCCCTGGAGGCAAGGGTGAAGCGCAGATGAACGGGGTCATGGTCCTGTCTCTGCTAGACAAGATCATCGGGGTGGTCGACCAGATCCAGCAGACCCAGAATGGGCTCGAGGCCCGGcaggaggccatggagaagtcAGTGTCAATCATCCACGGGGAGCTGGCTAAGTTGTCCAAGAACCACCTCGGCACGGCCACCACTGTCAACAAAATGCTGGACAAGGTACGCAAGGTCAGCGTCAACGTGAAGACGGTGCGCAGCAACCTGGAGAAGCAGGCGGGCCAGATCAAGAAGCTGGAGAGCAACGAGAACGAGCTGCTCAAGAGACGCAACTTCAAAGTCCTCATCTACCAG gacaAAGTGAAGGCACCGAAGACCGCAGCAGTAGAGACAGTGGTTGAAGGCCAAGCTGTGGAGGGCCTTGAGCAGATACCTGAGGGACAAGAGGGACCAGAGGGAGTCCCAGACAATCTCAATtcagatgaggaggtggagattgAGGAGATTATCGAGGAGTCTCGTACCAAGCGGATCCAGCGCACCACCAAGCAGCAGGTGGACAACATAAAGAAAGCCTTCTCCAAAGAGAAAATGGAGAAGACCAAATTGAAGACAAAGGAGAACTTGGAGAAGACCAGGCAGAAAACCCGCGACAACCTGGAGAAGACGCGACAGAAAACCCGCGACAACCTGGAGAAGACGCGACAGAGAACCCGCGACAACTTGGAGAAAACCAAGCACAACCTGGAGAAGAAGATGGGCAAGCTTGGGACCCGCATGACCCCCAACCAGGAGCGCAGGGCAAAGATGAAGAGCTCCAAAGACAAGGCGACAAAGTCCCTCTCTCCCGACCACACCGTCTACGCACGCTCCAAGACCAGCGTGTACCGCGTGCCCCCCTTCACCTTCCACGTGAAGAAGATccgagaaggggaggaggaggtgctgcagaacacagagatggaggaggtggaggaggtggaggaggtgaccGAGGACGAGGGCCAGCCGGGCGGAGAGGAGAACGGGCTGGGGCTGCACGTGGAGGTGGAAGAAGGGGAGCTGGTGAGCGTAGACGGCCCAGAGATGGAGGCTCTGTTGGAGGTGACTGAGGAATGTCAGCTGGTTAGGGTGGAGGCAGACCACCTAAAGAAGGCCCAAAGCGAGTAG
- the stat3 gene encoding signal transducer and activator of transcription 3 isoform X2 produces MAQWNQLQQLETRYLEQLYHLYSDSFPMELRQFLAPWIESQDWAYAANKESHATLVFHNLLGEIDQQYSRFLQENNVLYQHNLRRIKQHLQSKYLEKPMDIARIVARCLWEEQRLLQTATTAVQDGQAAHPTGTVVTEKQQILEHNLQDIRKRVQDMEQKMKMLENLQDDFDFNYKTLKSQGELSQDLNGNSQAAATRQKMAQLEQMLSALDQLRRQIVTEMGGLLTAMDYVQKNLTDEELADWKRRQQIACIGGPPNICLDRLETWITSLAESQLQIRQQIKKLEELQQKVSYKGDPIIQHRPALEEKIVDLFRNLMKSSFVVERQPCMPMHPDRPLVIKTGVQFTNKVRLLVKFPELNYQLKIKVCIDKESGDVAAIRGSRKFNILGTNTKVMNMEESNNGSLSAEFKHLTLREQRCGNGGRTNSDASLIVTEELHLITFETEVYHQGLKIDLETHSLPVVVISNICQMPNAWASILWYNMLTNHQKNVNFFTKPPVGTWDQVAEVLSWQFSSTTKRGLTIEQLTTLAEKLLGPCVNYSGCQITWAKFCKENMAGKGFSFWVWLDNIIDLVKKYILALWNEGYIMGFISKERERAILSPKPPGTFLLRFSESSKEGGITFTWVEKDISGKTQMQSVEPYTKQQLNSMSFADIIMGYKIMDATNILVSPLVYLYPDIPKDEAFGKYCRPEAAPEPEMGGDSSTIQPYLKTKFICVTPTNSGNTSDLFPMSPRTLDSLMHNEAEANSAHLESLVTLDMDVASPM; encoded by the exons ATGGCCCAGTGGAACCAGTTGCAGCAGCTGGAGACCAGGTATCTGGAGCAGCTCTACCACCTGTACAGTGACAGCTTCCCCATGGAGCTACGACAGTTCCTTGCCCCCTGGATCGAGAGTCAGGACTG GGCTTACGCTGCCAATAAGGAGTCACATGCCACACTGGTGTTTCACAACCTCCTGGGAGAAATAGACCAGCAGTATAGCCGTTTCCTGCAGGAGAACAATGTACTCTACCAGCATAACCTGCGCAGGATTAAGCAGCATCTGCAGAGCAAGTACTTGGAGAAGCCGATGGACATTGCTCGCATTGTTGCCCGCTGTTTGTGGGAGGAGCAAAGACTGTTGCAGACCGCCACCACTGCTGTACAG GATGGCCAGGCGGCGCATCCCACAGGGACAGTAGTGACCGAGAAGCAGCAGATTCTGGAGCACAACCTCCAAGACATCAGGAAGCGAGTGCAG gataTGGAACAGAAGATGAAAATGCTTGAGAACTTGCAGGATGACTTTGACTTCAATTACAAGACATTGAAAAGCCAAGGAG AGTTGTCCCAGGACCTAAATGGGAATAGCCAAGCAGCTGCTACCAGACAGAAGATGGCTCAGCTCGAGCAGATGCTGAGCGCCCTGGACCAGCTGAGGAGG caaATTGTGACAGAGATGGGAGGCTTGTTGACCGCCATGGATTATGTACAGAAGAACCTGACTGATGAGGAACTAGCAGACTGGAAGAGAAGGCAACAAATTGCTTGTATCGGAGGTCCACCTAACATCTGCCTGGACCGCCTCGAGACATG GATCACATCCCTGGCTGAGTCCCAGCTCCAGATTCGTCAGCAGATCAAGAAGCTGGAGGAGCTTCAGCAGAAGGTGTCCTACAAAGGAGACCCCATCATCCAGCACCGGCCTGCCCTGGAGGAGAAGATTGTGGACTTGTTCAGAAACCTGATGAAGAG TTCCTTTGTGGTCGAAAGACAGCCTTGTATGCCCATGCATCCAGACAGACCTCTGGTCATAAAAACAGGAGTACAGTTCACAAATAAAGTGAG GTTACTTGTAAAGTTTCCTGAACTCAATTACCAGCTGAAAATTAAAGTTTGCATTGACAA ggaaTCTGGGGATGTGGCTGCAATTCGAGG GTCACGGAAGTTCAACATCCTTGGTACCAacacaaaggttatgaacatgGAAGAATCCAATAATGGCAGCCTGTCAGCAGAGTTTAAGCACTTG ACCCTGAGAGAACAGAGGTGTGGTAATGGTGGCCGGACCAACAGCGAC GCCTCGCTGATTGTCACAGAGGAGCTCCATCTCATCACTTTTGAGACTGAAGTCTATCATCAAGGCCTGAAGATCGATCTGGAG ACTCATTCCCTGCCTGTGGTCGTCATTTCGAACATCTGCCAGATGCCCAACGCCTGGGCTTCCATCCTGTGGTACAACATGCTCACTAACCACCAAAAG AATGTGAACTTCTTCACCAAGCCTCCAGTGGGGACGTGGGACCAGGTGGCCGAGGTTCTAAGCTGGCAATTCTCCTCCACCACCAAGCGAGGCCTGACCATTGAACAGCTCACCACACTGGCTGAGAAATTACTAG GGCCATGTGTCAACTACTCCGGCTGTCAGATCACTTGGGCCAAGTTCTGTAAG GAAAACATGGCTGGCAAAGGCTTCTCCTTTTGGGTGTGGCTGGACAACATCATTGACCTGGTGAAGAAGTATATCCTGGCCCTGTGGAATGAAGG gtaTATCATGGGCTTCATCagtaaagagagggagagggccaTTCTTAGTCCAAAACCTCCCGGAACCTTTCTGCTGCGCTTCAGTGAGAGCAGCAAGGAGGGCGGCATTACATTTACATGGGTAGAGAAAGACATAAGTg GAAAGACCCAGATGCAGTCAGTGGAGCCCTACACCAAGCAGCAGCTCAACAGCATGTCTTTCGCCGACATCATCATGGGCTACAAGATCATGGACGCCACCAACATCCTGGTTTCGCCTCTTGTGTACCTCTACCCTGATATCCCCAAAGATGAAGCTTTTGGGAAATACTGCAGGCCAGAAGCAGCCCCTGAGCCGGAGATGGGAGGAGACTCTTCGA CTATTCAGCCATACTTGAAGACAAAGTTCATCTGCGTTACGCC
- the stat3 gene encoding signal transducer and activator of transcription 3 isoform X1, which yields MAQWNQLQQLETRYLEQLYHLYSDSFPMELRQFLAPWIESQDWAYAANKESHATLVFHNLLGEIDQQYSRFLQENNVLYQHNLRRIKQHLQSKYLEKPMDIARIVARCLWEEQRLLQTATTAVQDGQAAHPTGTVVTEKQQILEHNLQDIRKRVQDMEQKMKMLENLQDDFDFNYKTLKSQGELSQDLNGNSQAAATRQKMAQLEQMLSALDQLRRQIVTEMGGLLTAMDYVQKNLTDEELADWKRRQQIACIGGPPNICLDRLETWITSLAESQLQIRQQIKKLEELQQKVSYKGDPIIQHRPALEEKIVDLFRNLMKSSFVVERQPCMPMHPDRPLVIKTGVQFTNKVRLLVKFPELNYQLKIKVCIDKESGDVAAIRGSRKFNILGTNTKVMNMEESNNGSLSAEFKHLTLREQRCGNGGRTNSDASLIVTEELHLITFETEVYHQGLKIDLETHSLPVVVISNICQMPNAWASILWYNMLTNHQKNVNFFTKPPVGTWDQVAEVLSWQFSSTTKRGLTIEQLTTLAEKLLGPCVNYSGCQITWAKFCKENMAGKGFSFWVWLDNIIDLVKKYILALWNEGYIMGFISKERERAILSPKPPGTFLLRFSESSKEGGITFTWVEKDISGKTQMQSVEPYTKQQLNSMSFADIIMGYKIMDATNILVSPLVYLYPDIPKDEAFGKYCRPEAAPEPEMGGDSSTIQPYLKTKFICVTPCPSVFMDLMDSELLGNGFPGTNSGNTSDLFPMSPRTLDSLMHNEAEANSAHLESLVTLDMDVASPM from the exons ATGGCCCAGTGGAACCAGTTGCAGCAGCTGGAGACCAGGTATCTGGAGCAGCTCTACCACCTGTACAGTGACAGCTTCCCCATGGAGCTACGACAGTTCCTTGCCCCCTGGATCGAGAGTCAGGACTG GGCTTACGCTGCCAATAAGGAGTCACATGCCACACTGGTGTTTCACAACCTCCTGGGAGAAATAGACCAGCAGTATAGCCGTTTCCTGCAGGAGAACAATGTACTCTACCAGCATAACCTGCGCAGGATTAAGCAGCATCTGCAGAGCAAGTACTTGGAGAAGCCGATGGACATTGCTCGCATTGTTGCCCGCTGTTTGTGGGAGGAGCAAAGACTGTTGCAGACCGCCACCACTGCTGTACAG GATGGCCAGGCGGCGCATCCCACAGGGACAGTAGTGACCGAGAAGCAGCAGATTCTGGAGCACAACCTCCAAGACATCAGGAAGCGAGTGCAG gataTGGAACAGAAGATGAAAATGCTTGAGAACTTGCAGGATGACTTTGACTTCAATTACAAGACATTGAAAAGCCAAGGAG AGTTGTCCCAGGACCTAAATGGGAATAGCCAAGCAGCTGCTACCAGACAGAAGATGGCTCAGCTCGAGCAGATGCTGAGCGCCCTGGACCAGCTGAGGAGG caaATTGTGACAGAGATGGGAGGCTTGTTGACCGCCATGGATTATGTACAGAAGAACCTGACTGATGAGGAACTAGCAGACTGGAAGAGAAGGCAACAAATTGCTTGTATCGGAGGTCCACCTAACATCTGCCTGGACCGCCTCGAGACATG GATCACATCCCTGGCTGAGTCCCAGCTCCAGATTCGTCAGCAGATCAAGAAGCTGGAGGAGCTTCAGCAGAAGGTGTCCTACAAAGGAGACCCCATCATCCAGCACCGGCCTGCCCTGGAGGAGAAGATTGTGGACTTGTTCAGAAACCTGATGAAGAG TTCCTTTGTGGTCGAAAGACAGCCTTGTATGCCCATGCATCCAGACAGACCTCTGGTCATAAAAACAGGAGTACAGTTCACAAATAAAGTGAG GTTACTTGTAAAGTTTCCTGAACTCAATTACCAGCTGAAAATTAAAGTTTGCATTGACAA ggaaTCTGGGGATGTGGCTGCAATTCGAGG GTCACGGAAGTTCAACATCCTTGGTACCAacacaaaggttatgaacatgGAAGAATCCAATAATGGCAGCCTGTCAGCAGAGTTTAAGCACTTG ACCCTGAGAGAACAGAGGTGTGGTAATGGTGGCCGGACCAACAGCGAC GCCTCGCTGATTGTCACAGAGGAGCTCCATCTCATCACTTTTGAGACTGAAGTCTATCATCAAGGCCTGAAGATCGATCTGGAG ACTCATTCCCTGCCTGTGGTCGTCATTTCGAACATCTGCCAGATGCCCAACGCCTGGGCTTCCATCCTGTGGTACAACATGCTCACTAACCACCAAAAG AATGTGAACTTCTTCACCAAGCCTCCAGTGGGGACGTGGGACCAGGTGGCCGAGGTTCTAAGCTGGCAATTCTCCTCCACCACCAAGCGAGGCCTGACCATTGAACAGCTCACCACACTGGCTGAGAAATTACTAG GGCCATGTGTCAACTACTCCGGCTGTCAGATCACTTGGGCCAAGTTCTGTAAG GAAAACATGGCTGGCAAAGGCTTCTCCTTTTGGGTGTGGCTGGACAACATCATTGACCTGGTGAAGAAGTATATCCTGGCCCTGTGGAATGAAGG gtaTATCATGGGCTTCATCagtaaagagagggagagggccaTTCTTAGTCCAAAACCTCCCGGAACCTTTCTGCTGCGCTTCAGTGAGAGCAGCAAGGAGGGCGGCATTACATTTACATGGGTAGAGAAAGACATAAGTg GAAAGACCCAGATGCAGTCAGTGGAGCCCTACACCAAGCAGCAGCTCAACAGCATGTCTTTCGCCGACATCATCATGGGCTACAAGATCATGGACGCCACCAACATCCTGGTTTCGCCTCTTGTGTACCTCTACCCTGATATCCCCAAAGATGAAGCTTTTGGGAAATACTGCAGGCCAGAAGCAGCCCCTGAGCCGGAGATGGGAGGAGACTCTTCGA CTATTCAGCCATACTTGAAGACAAAGTTCATCTGCGTTACGCC GTGTCCCTCCGTGTTCATGGACTTGATGGACAGTGAGCTGCTTGGGAACGGATTCCCAGG